The Haloplanus salinarum genome includes a region encoding these proteins:
- a CDS encoding PAS domain S-box protein, with protein MADTSVPATETRQRLYSIIRKQIPFDKKAREVLEVGAEYLGLEYGYITRIDNEMGDWEVAITTDTEEFPVGLRCPLQNTHCRETITTETHYALYDAPSLGRADDPKPQARKQGTYLGIPLISNESLYGTVCFAAEEPRSDPFSDVETWFAEHLAGLLERELVRDRVEAKLTNQTNLATVLNRVLRHNLRNDISVIRGYTELLNEQVENVSTIQTILDHIDDLIEMSQKARELQQTVTAGSERRQAELGEFIQGIVHDIEQDYPEASISVEHDGKLHVDVLQNFDRAVEELVKNAAKHSGDTPNVTVAIDGAPNAAEIRIDDDGPGLPEDEAQVLTTGEETPLAHGSGLGISLARWIVTSHGGSLTAEVTEGGTTITITIPRQSGLGIQQQLTELSRSRDKYKSAFDEAVDAMVIADDDGRYIKVNDSATDLFGVPEGKLLGRTIADFIPEGVGFEEEWQQFRTADEQQGTVRIMRPDGSERIVEYAAKSNIVPGEHLSVLRDVTEREERKQELTALKQRYKTLLEAAPDPVFIADIETGEIINANAAAETTLDRSRQEIVGHHQSDLHPSDKSELYHELFQEHVQSEGMRRYLPDGAPIYMITGDGEQVQVEISVGRVSLPDGPVAFGIFRELTSRIDYTSETVQQLTTE; from the coding sequence ATGGCAGATACTAGTGTTCCAGCGACAGAAACCAGACAGCGACTGTACTCTATCATACGGAAGCAAATCCCGTTTGACAAAAAAGCCCGTGAGGTGCTGGAAGTTGGCGCAGAGTATCTCGGTCTGGAGTACGGATACATCACCCGGATTGACAACGAAATGGGCGATTGGGAGGTAGCCATCACAACCGACACCGAGGAGTTCCCCGTCGGGCTACGTTGTCCACTTCAAAACACACACTGTCGCGAAACCATCACAACAGAGACTCACTACGCGCTTTACGATGCGCCCTCTCTAGGGCGGGCTGACGACCCGAAACCCCAAGCCCGCAAACAGGGTACGTACCTCGGGATACCACTTATCAGCAACGAAAGCCTATACGGAACGGTCTGTTTTGCCGCTGAGGAGCCCCGCTCCGACCCATTCAGTGATGTGGAGACGTGGTTTGCCGAACATCTGGCCGGGTTGCTTGAACGTGAACTCGTCCGCGACCGCGTTGAAGCCAAACTCACGAACCAAACCAACCTCGCTACCGTGTTGAACCGTGTCCTCCGACACAACCTCCGTAATGACATCTCTGTCATCCGAGGATACACAGAACTTCTCAACGAGCAGGTTGAAAATGTCTCAACCATTCAGACCATCCTTGACCATATCGATGATCTCATCGAGATGAGTCAGAAAGCCCGTGAACTACAACAGACCGTAACCGCCGGTTCTGAACGGCGCCAGGCGGAGCTAGGGGAGTTCATACAGGGGATTGTACACGATATCGAACAGGACTATCCAGAGGCGTCCATCTCCGTCGAACACGACGGGAAACTCCATGTGGATGTCCTACAGAATTTCGACCGCGCTGTCGAAGAACTCGTGAAGAACGCTGCCAAACACAGTGGAGACACTCCGAACGTCACCGTTGCTATCGATGGAGCTCCAAACGCTGCCGAAATTCGAATCGACGACGACGGTCCCGGACTCCCAGAAGACGAAGCCCAAGTCCTTACGACGGGTGAGGAGACGCCACTCGCCCATGGCTCCGGATTGGGGATATCGTTGGCCCGTTGGATCGTCACCAGTCACGGCGGTTCCCTCACAGCAGAAGTTACCGAAGGCGGAACAACAATCACGATAACAATTCCTCGACAGTCCGGTTTAGGCATACAACAACAGCTGACAGAACTCTCGCGGTCGCGAGACAAGTACAAATCGGCCTTCGATGAAGCGGTCGACGCGATGGTTATCGCTGACGACGACGGACGATATATCAAGGTGAACGACAGCGCAACCGACTTGTTTGGCGTGCCCGAAGGAAAATTACTCGGACGCACGATTGCCGATTTCATACCCGAGGGCGTTGGTTTCGAAGAGGAGTGGCAACAGTTTCGCACCGCAGACGAACAACAGGGAACGGTTCGAATCATGCGCCCAGACGGATCCGAGAGAATCGTAGAGTACGCTGCCAAATCAAATATTGTGCCCGGCGAACATCTTTCAGTCCTGCGCGACGTCACTGAACGTGAAGAACGCAAACAGGAGCTAACGGCACTGAAACAGCGGTACAAAACACTGCTTGAGGCGGCTCCTGATCCAGTGTTTATCGCAGACATTGAAACCGGTGAGATTATCAATGCGAACGCGGCTGCCGAAACAACTCTCGACAGGTCGCGTCAAGAGATAGTCGGCCACCACCAATCAGACCTCCATCCTTCAGACAAATCTGAGCTATATCATGAACTGTTTCAAGAACACGTTCAGTCGGAAGGAATGAGACGATATCTCCCCGATGGAGCGCCCATCTATATGATAACAGGCGACGGGGAGCAAGTCCAGGTCGAAATCAGCGTCGGCAGGGTATCACTTCCTGATGGTCCCGTCGCATTCGGAATCTTCCGAGAACTCACCAGTCGTATCGACTATACTAGCGAGACGGTACAGCAACTGACTACGGAGTGA
- a CDS encoding PAS domain S-box protein — translation MEGSERPPAHQRQQPLAQSNDFDLVLNTSQITTPGRIDVLHVDDDESILDLSATLLEKNHGLLSIHSKLDAKEALDYLETNDIDCIVSDYDMPGLNGIEFLEQVREVHPDIPFILYTGKGSEEVASKAISKGVTDYLQKGTGTEQYELLANRIENAVAQRRSERRANKIERWLVELAEETTNILWIFTADMDDVIFINSAFEELYGIPIDRLRDDPMAFLDATHPEDRRHVAKAVERLRNGQTVEIEHRVNESEDYQRWVYVQGKPIRTDDGEVTRVVGFITDVTERKEREQQLRKFQRAVESSGHAIYCTDTDGIIDYVNPAFEEITGYTAEEAIGENPAILQSGEHEQAFYEDLWQTILDGDVWRNEVVNERKDGERFVIDQTIAPVTDESGETTHFVAVNNDITEQRATERKLEILQTAIDNAHAPLTLTDPHKEDNPMVYVNKAFEDLTGYTESEALGRNCRFLQGDGTDPETVARLREAIDNEEPITVEIRNYRKDGTPFWNELSVAPVYDADGDLIRYLGTQRDVTDRKERTQELQRQNDRLEEFASVVSHDLRNPLNVAEGRLQLAKDECESEELSHVEGALDRMGALIDDLLTLARQGETITDFESIELAALVEKCWATVETTSASLVVEIDSETSIQGDASRLKQVFENLIRNAVEHGGPDVTVTVGELDNGFYVADDGPGIPEEDRGQIFDAGYSTADAGTGFGLSIVDQIVGAHGWSIQATESEAGGVRFEITGVSGAGSASHERVGGNNGGDPRV, via the coding sequence ATGGAAGGTTCAGAACGACCACCAGCTCATCAACGACAGCAACCTCTAGCACAAAGCAATGATTTCGACCTCGTTCTGAACACGAGCCAAATTACTACGCCCGGGAGAATCGACGTCCTCCACGTTGACGACGACGAGAGCATCTTAGATCTGTCTGCCACGTTGCTCGAAAAGAATCACGGTCTGTTGTCGATTCACAGCAAACTCGATGCCAAAGAAGCGCTCGACTATCTCGAAACGAACGACATTGATTGCATTGTCTCCGACTACGATATGCCCGGTCTCAACGGTATCGAGTTTCTCGAACAGGTGCGCGAGGTACATCCTGATATCCCGTTTATTTTGTATACTGGCAAAGGGTCCGAAGAAGTCGCAAGCAAGGCTATCTCGAAGGGAGTGACCGACTATCTACAAAAAGGCACAGGGACGGAACAGTACGAACTTCTGGCTAACCGAATCGAGAACGCCGTTGCTCAGCGTCGGTCGGAACGACGCGCCAACAAGATCGAACGCTGGCTCGTAGAACTCGCCGAAGAGACGACGAACATACTCTGGATCTTCACAGCGGATATGGATGACGTGATATTCATCAACTCCGCTTTCGAGGAACTCTACGGCATCCCCATAGACCGACTCCGCGACGATCCAATGGCCTTTCTTGACGCAACTCACCCCGAAGATCGACGGCATGTGGCGAAGGCCGTCGAACGGCTTCGGAACGGGCAGACCGTTGAAATTGAACATCGAGTTAACGAAAGCGAGGACTACCAACGCTGGGTATACGTCCAAGGAAAGCCGATCCGTACTGACGACGGCGAAGTCACCCGGGTCGTTGGCTTCATAACAGACGTCACCGAGCGCAAAGAACGCGAACAGCAACTCCGAAAGTTCCAGCGTGCCGTCGAATCCTCAGGCCATGCGATTTATTGTACAGATACTGACGGCATCATTGACTACGTCAACCCAGCCTTCGAAGAGATAACCGGATACACGGCCGAGGAAGCGATCGGAGAGAACCCAGCTATTCTCCAGTCGGGAGAACACGAGCAAGCGTTCTACGAAGACCTGTGGCAAACCATTCTTGACGGCGACGTCTGGCGTAACGAGGTGGTCAACGAACGCAAAGACGGCGAGCGGTTCGTCATCGACCAGACGATCGCTCCGGTGACCGACGAGTCGGGAGAAACAACCCACTTCGTTGCGGTCAATAACGATATCACTGAGCAACGCGCTACCGAGCGCAAGTTAGAGATCCTCCAGACAGCGATCGACAATGCCCACGCGCCACTCACCCTGACTGATCCGCACAAAGAGGACAACCCGATGGTGTACGTCAACAAGGCGTTCGAAGACCTCACGGGCTATACAGAATCGGAAGCTCTCGGTCGGAACTGTCGGTTTCTACAGGGTGACGGTACCGATCCCGAAACCGTTGCTCGGTTGCGGGAGGCGATCGACAACGAAGAGCCGATCACCGTTGAAATCCGCAACTACCGGAAGGACGGAACCCCGTTCTGGAACGAACTGAGCGTCGCGCCGGTGTACGACGCCGATGGCGATCTCATCCGGTATCTTGGCACGCAGCGAGACGTTACCGACCGGAAAGAACGTACCCAAGAGCTACAACGCCAGAACGACCGCCTCGAGGAGTTTGCAAGCGTCGTCTCCCACGATCTTCGTAATCCACTCAATGTAGCTGAAGGACGGCTTCAGCTTGCCAAAGACGAGTGTGAGAGTGAGGAGCTATCGCACGTCGAGGGTGCCCTCGATCGAATGGGGGCGCTGATCGACGATCTCCTGACGCTGGCTCGACAGGGAGAAACGATTACTGATTTCGAGTCCATCGAGCTTGCGGCACTGGTCGAGAAATGTTGGGCCACTGTCGAAACAACGAGCGCCTCTCTCGTCGTCGAGATCGATAGTGAAACCTCGATCCAGGGGGATGCGAGTCGGCTGAAACAGGTGTTCGAGAACCTGATTCGAAACGCGGTCGAACACGGCGGCCCGGATGTCACGGTGACGGTCGGCGAACTGGATAACGGGTTCTATGTAGCAGATGATGGACCTGGAATCCCCGAAGAGGATCGCGGTCAGATCTTCGACGCCGGGTATTCGACGGCGGACGCAGGGACCGGGTTCGGCTTGAGTATTGTCGACCAGATCGTCGGTGCTCACGGGTGGAGCATCCAGGCTACCGAGAGTGAGGCCGGCGGTGTTCGCTTCGAAATTACTGGCGTCAGCGGTGCTGGGTCTGCTAGCCATGAACGAGTTGGAGGAAACAATGGGGGAGACCCAAGAGTATGA
- a CDS encoding HalOD1 output domain-containing protein codes for MTEAHRPSSDRKMVLELCEALDEHDVDLGSTPLHQYVDPEALERVVNSLDDDFEITFTVEATSVTVTPKGVHTQRRE; via the coding sequence ATGACCGAAGCACATCGCCCATCCTCGGATCGAAAAATGGTGCTAGAACTCTGCGAAGCACTCGATGAACATGATGTGGACTTGGGCAGTACCCCGTTGCACCAGTATGTTGATCCGGAAGCACTGGAACGAGTTGTTAATTCGCTGGATGACGACTTTGAAATTACCTTTACAGTCGAAGCGACTTCCGTTACTGTAACGCCGAAAGGTGTTCACACACAGCGACGCGAGTGA
- a CDS encoding type II toxin-antitoxin system PemK/MazF family toxin, whose amino-acid sequence MSDDTEVRRGDVVIVRLDPAEGHEMRKTLPAVVVQNDVGNKNSNTTIVAPATGTYRGYPFEVLVEASGSPFEKDSSVRLDQIRVVSVEKRIHSVAGSLADSTMGEVDDALKLSLGLD is encoded by the coding sequence ATGAGTGACGACACCGAGGTTCGGCGCGGTGATGTCGTTATCGTTCGACTCGATCCTGCCGAGGGGCACGAAATGCGGAAAACACTGCCTGCGGTAGTGGTTCAGAACGATGTCGGGAACAAGAACTCTAATACCACAATCGTCGCACCTGCGACGGGAACGTACCGAGGCTATCCCTTCGAGGTACTCGTGGAAGCGTCTGGCTCACCGTTCGAGAAAGACTCCTCCGTGCGGCTTGATCAGATTCGAGTCGTGTCTGTCGAGAAGCGAATCCATTCGGTGGCTGGCAGTCTCGCCGACTCGACAATGGGCGAGGTCGACGACGCGCTCAAATTGAGTCTCGGACTCGACTGA
- a CDS encoding MarR family transcriptional regulator, which produces MSIDRDTFENTSKEELEELSVPDQVLGFLAANKNRAFKPREIASQIGTDKGAVSTALSRLKDRDLVEHKATYWAITDETERFEGYSGYERATALFNEQLGTEDTESWRKHAPSESHPSVEDEQ; this is translated from the coding sequence ATGTCCATCGACCGAGACACTTTCGAGAACACGAGCAAGGAGGAACTTGAAGAGCTCTCCGTGCCTGATCAAGTCCTTGGATTTCTCGCCGCCAATAAGAATCGGGCGTTCAAGCCCCGCGAAATCGCCTCTCAGATTGGCACCGACAAGGGCGCGGTCAGCACTGCTCTCTCGCGATTGAAGGATCGTGATCTCGTCGAACACAAGGCAACGTACTGGGCGATCACCGACGAGACCGAGCGATTCGAAGGATACAGCGGCTACGAGCGGGCGACTGCACTGTTCAACGAGCAGCTTGGCACAGAGGACACGGAATCCTGGCGCAAACACGCGCCTAGCGAGTCACACCCGAGCGTTGAGGATGAACAGTGA
- a CDS encoding HEAT repeat domain-containing protein produces MLVFAFDRDWTVDVNPHPRRDAVPLEWVRHLAHETPHTVYAIGNQTLAEEAAIPGVVDIVGRHPDDWDEWLGEKQPDGRYEQFPLRRERLSLIADLHPDADGYVVVDDLDLSDVNGWEHYHAWEFVPAVERGDIHPDLPWVRDLMTDGGLPTSAGIIPPDASALSSFLDEHADAPGFELTYEEEGTERTQLCHDVSLHAVTLERPSAAPALQCTPLAPGRDQFTVSVDAIELLSVVDPPPELYTADAETLAEEATGLRRLAHANPEAVRISSILALLDREDEDRVRDRNAVQALRRVAAVHPEDCTPAIPILRSLLERDELPARADVLATLRAISDADPGGIAPLTDELVPYLQSNIVSVRREATRCIAAIAEEDPEDAVDAVLGLATIVEDDADGLQYAVYALSRITREYPEEVKPVAETLGEVTLRDSLSDSVRLNATAGLGRIVGEYPSTAVEIVDDVATLFDADNPKLRNNAIGLIGDVAIVHTDVVEPYTEEITALLTVEDTYTRINASGALSRVAEDFPESVEHVTPTFVELLSDENPLVRENACWALGHLCARGATSTLEERARGDDNADVRTRASWALAQINNGDQRDD; encoded by the coding sequence ATGCTCGTGTTCGCGTTCGACCGAGACTGGACTGTCGACGTGAATCCACATCCCCGCCGCGACGCTGTCCCGCTGGAGTGGGTGCGTCATCTCGCACATGAGACGCCGCACACGGTCTACGCTATCGGGAATCAGACGCTGGCCGAGGAGGCCGCAATTCCGGGTGTCGTCGACATCGTCGGCCGCCACCCCGACGACTGGGACGAGTGGCTCGGCGAGAAACAGCCCGACGGCCGGTACGAGCAGTTCCCACTCCGGCGCGAGCGGCTATCACTCATCGCCGACCTACACCCGGACGCGGACGGCTACGTCGTTGTCGACGACCTCGATCTGAGTGATGTCAACGGGTGGGAGCACTACCACGCTTGGGAGTTCGTTCCCGCGGTCGAACGGGGAGACATCCATCCCGACCTCCCATGGGTTCGTGACCTAATGACCGACGGTGGACTCCCGACGTCTGCTGGAATCATCCCTCCGGACGCATCGGCGCTATCGTCGTTCCTCGATGAGCACGCCGATGCGCCCGGATTTGAGCTCACATACGAGGAGGAGGGGACCGAACGGACGCAACTGTGCCACGATGTCTCCCTTCACGCGGTGACACTCGAACGACCCTCAGCAGCACCGGCACTCCAGTGTACGCCGCTCGCGCCCGGTCGCGATCAGTTCACCGTCAGTGTCGATGCGATCGAGTTGCTCTCGGTGGTTGATCCGCCTCCGGAGCTGTATACGGCAGACGCTGAGACGCTTGCCGAGGAGGCAACAGGGCTCCGCCGGCTCGCCCATGCGAATCCAGAGGCAGTCCGTATCTCATCGATCCTCGCTCTTCTGGATCGCGAAGATGAAGATCGAGTTCGAGACAGGAATGCAGTCCAGGCACTTCGTCGGGTGGCGGCAGTGCATCCGGAGGACTGTACGCCGGCGATTCCAATCCTCCGGTCACTGCTGGAACGTGACGAGCTACCCGCTCGGGCCGACGTGTTGGCAACTCTTCGAGCGATTAGTGATGCCGATCCGGGGGGGATCGCTCCGCTCACCGACGAACTCGTACCGTATCTGCAGTCGAACATTGTCTCCGTCAGGCGTGAAGCGACCAGATGTATCGCCGCGATTGCCGAGGAAGACCCCGAGGATGCTGTGGATGCCGTTCTGGGACTTGCAACGATCGTTGAGGACGACGCTGACGGACTCCAGTACGCGGTGTACGCACTTTCGCGGATCACGCGCGAGTATCCGGAAGAGGTCAAACCGGTCGCCGAGACACTTGGGGAAGTCACGCTCCGTGACTCGTTGTCCGACAGCGTTCGCTTGAACGCGACCGCTGGGCTCGGCCGGATCGTGGGCGAATACCCGAGTACCGCCGTCGAAATTGTCGACGACGTCGCGACCCTGTTCGATGCCGACAACCCCAAGCTCCGAAACAACGCGATCGGACTAATCGGCGACGTGGCGATCGTTCACACCGACGTAGTCGAACCATACACCGAGGAGATCACCGCATTGTTGACGGTCGAAGACACATACACGCGAATCAATGCGAGTGGTGCCCTCAGCCGCGTAGCGGAGGACTTCCCGGAGTCGGTCGAACACGTCACGCCGACGTTCGTGGAGTTGCTGTCGGACGAGAATCCACTCGTCCGTGAGAACGCGTGCTGGGCGCTCGGACACCTCTGTGCTCGCGGCGCGACTTCGACCTTGGAAGAGCGGGCACGCGGTGATGACAATGCCGATGTCCGCACGAGGGCATCGTGGGCACTCGCCCAGATCAACAACGGGGATCAACGTGATGACTGA
- a CDS encoding helix-turn-helix domain-containing protein, with product MGRSDRNHRNNEVSFGRRPESSGLAGIRYELLSVVHTEDSESLLTDRQRECLMVAHQRGYFEVPRQCNLTELGDALGVDKSTASETIRRATDRVVAQYFLSSWIVRPRYTAQ from the coding sequence ATGGGCCGGTCGGACCGAAATCACAGAAATAACGAAGTTTCCTTCGGAAGACGGCCAGAAAGTAGTGGACTCGCTGGGATTCGATACGAACTCCTCTCCGTAGTCCACACCGAGGACAGCGAGAGCTTGCTGACCGACCGACAGCGCGAGTGCTTGATGGTGGCCCACCAGCGAGGCTACTTCGAGGTGCCGCGACAGTGCAATTTGACGGAGCTGGGGGATGCGCTCGGGGTCGATAAATCGACCGCCAGCGAGACAATTCGCCGGGCGACTGACCGCGTGGTCGCACAGTACTTCCTCAGTAGTTGGATAGTAAGACCAAGATACACCGCTCAGTGA
- a CDS encoding universal stress protein has protein sequence MSMYRILLPVDDDENRARSQAEFVTGLPGTADIEVVVTHTLTGEEADAPDELQNLDRVDTVSLVRDRLEDDGVAVELAEARHPPADGILEIAAEFDVDHIAMGTHRRSPTGKALFGSVAQQVLLDADVPVTVVNAESE, from the coding sequence ATGTCGATGTATCGGATCCTTCTCCCCGTCGACGACGACGAGAACCGGGCCCGTTCGCAGGCGGAGTTCGTCACCGGCCTCCCCGGCACGGCGGACATCGAGGTCGTCGTGACACACACGCTGACCGGCGAGGAAGCCGACGCGCCGGACGAGCTACAGAACCTCGACCGCGTCGATACGGTCTCCCTCGTACGAGACCGGCTCGAAGACGACGGCGTCGCCGTCGAGCTTGCGGAGGCACGACATCCGCCCGCCGACGGCATCCTCGAGATCGCTGCGGAGTTCGACGTCGATCACATCGCGATGGGAACCCACCGTCGCTCCCCCACGGGAAAGGCCCTGTTTGGGAGCGTCGCTCAGCAGGTCCTCTTGGACGCCGACGTGCCTGTCACGGTAGTCAACGCCGAGAGCGAGTAG
- a CDS encoding ABC transporter ATP-binding protein, whose product MNHVVAGYGNTTVLHDVNIAVEDGQIACLIGPNGSGKSTLMKSIYGFADVKEGTVTLRDEDITGRSPQENLANGMSYVLQEASVFPGMSVHENMLMGGYVFEDDERANRRAEELYDEFPILGDIRDQEAGTLSGGQRRLLELARALMVEPDVMMLDEPSIGLEPRFIDDVFERIEQLNELGTTILLVEQNAEKGLSVADRGFVLASGEIKFTGTGTELLNNEEVGRLYLGG is encoded by the coding sequence ATGAACCACGTCGTCGCCGGCTACGGTAACACGACAGTCCTGCACGACGTGAATATCGCCGTCGAGGACGGCCAGATCGCATGTCTGATCGGCCCGAACGGCTCCGGGAAGTCGACGCTGATGAAGAGCATCTACGGCTTCGCCGACGTCAAAGAGGGGACGGTCACGCTCCGCGACGAGGACATCACGGGACGCTCGCCGCAGGAGAACCTCGCCAACGGAATGAGCTACGTCCTGCAAGAGGCGAGCGTCTTCCCGGGGATGAGCGTCCACGAGAATATGCTCATGGGCGGCTACGTCTTCGAGGACGACGAGAGAGCGAACCGACGCGCAGAGGAGCTCTACGACGAGTTCCCGATCCTCGGAGATATCCGCGACCAGGAGGCCGGAACGCTCTCGGGCGGGCAGCGCCGCCTGCTCGAACTCGCCCGCGCGCTGATGGTCGAACCCGACGTGATGATGCTCGATGAGCCCTCGATCGGGCTCGAACCGCGCTTCATCGACGACGTGTTCGAGCGAATCGAACAGCTCAACGAGCTGGGGACGACCATCCTGTTGGTCGAACAGAACGCCGAGAAAGGGCTCTCGGTGGCCGACCGCGGGTTCGTCCTCGCGAGCGGCGAGATCAAGTTCACGGGGACCGGCACCGAACTCCTCAACAACGAGGAGGTCGGCCGGCTCTACCTGGGGGGATAA
- a CDS encoding ABC transporter ATP-binding protein, protein MSEATDADRAVLRTDGVTKRFGGLTAVDDVDVTVNNGEIVGLIGPNGAGKSTLFNCITGTLSADEGSVHLQGQDVTDWPEYKIARAGLGRMFQETRIFGDMTVEKNLLLAAQEGGSDVSNLLRRPDDSLLERTEELLDYVDLGGLAKTRAGRLSFGQQKLIEFAMELMAEPDILLMDEPAGGINPAMLENLIEYIRTANEDEEATIFLIEHNMDFVMEIADRIYVLAHGERIAEGTPKEIQNDQRVLDAYLGRE, encoded by the coding sequence ATGAGTGAGGCTACCGACGCCGACAGAGCAGTGCTGCGAACCGACGGCGTGACCAAGCGGTTCGGCGGTCTCACCGCCGTCGACGACGTCGACGTGACGGTCAACAACGGTGAGATCGTCGGTCTCATCGGCCCGAACGGCGCTGGCAAATCGACCCTGTTCAACTGCATCACGGGGACGCTCAGCGCCGACGAGGGGAGCGTCCATCTCCAGGGCCAAGACGTGACCGACTGGCCGGAGTACAAGATCGCGCGGGCCGGTCTCGGACGGATGTTCCAGGAGACTCGCATCTTCGGCGATATGACCGTCGAAAAGAACCTGCTGTTGGCCGCGCAGGAGGGCGGGTCCGACGTGAGTAATCTGCTCCGACGGCCCGACGACTCGCTGTTGGAGCGGACGGAGGAGCTGCTCGACTACGTCGATCTCGGCGGGCTCGCGAAGACGCGGGCGGGCCGACTGAGTTTCGGGCAGCAGAAACTCATCGAGTTCGCGATGGAACTGATGGCCGAACCGGACATCCTCCTGATGGACGAGCCGGCGGGCGGGATCAACCCCGCGATGCTTGAGAACCTCATCGAGTACATCCGGACGGCAAACGAAGACGAGGAAGCGACGATCTTCCTCATCGAACATAATATGGACTTCGTTATGGAAATCGCCGATCGCATCTACGTCCTCGCCCACGGCGAGCGGATCGCCGAAGGCACCCCGAAGGAGATACAGAACGACCAACGAGTCCTCGACGCGTACCTCGGGAGGGAGTGA
- a CDS encoding branched-chain amino acid ABC transporter permease, which translates to MSTNESDGSEGLLRSIVPPNQIERVFDFCDAHAWKLLAFGAVAGALPPLLGLEQGYYMTVISEMYLFAILALSWDIVGGQTGYPSFGNMAFFGIGAYTTAILVKDFTVAVPLAMVAAGLIAVAFAAIIGAAVLRLRGHYFAIATLGVLLATQQVSRIIEITGGASGKILLDVPPGTVFYYLFFGVLVVEMAVVYYLSNTRFGFILNAIRDDEEKATAMGFNTAYYKTAAWMLAALFTGLAGGTYSLFNTFIDPQTAYNGAWNVELIAMALLGGSGTVAGPVLGAFGLHTVIEYVETAFVGWHLVLLGVVVVVTVIGFPEGIVGTLREYASEMDYYERGGMAAAGDGDSEVIDDE; encoded by the coding sequence ATGAGTACGAACGAATCGGACGGCAGCGAGGGACTGCTTCGATCGATCGTGCCGCCGAATCAGATCGAACGCGTGTTCGACTTCTGTGACGCACACGCCTGGAAGCTCCTCGCATTCGGCGCCGTCGCCGGCGCGTTGCCGCCGCTCCTGGGACTCGAACAGGGGTACTACATGACCGTCATCTCCGAGATGTACCTGTTCGCGATCCTGGCGCTCTCGTGGGATATCGTGGGCGGCCAGACGGGCTATCCGAGCTTCGGAAACATGGCCTTCTTCGGGATCGGTGCCTACACGACGGCGATCCTGGTGAAGGACTTCACCGTGGCGGTGCCGCTGGCGATGGTCGCCGCCGGACTGATCGCCGTCGCGTTCGCGGCGATCATCGGCGCGGCCGTGCTCAGGCTCCGCGGCCACTACTTCGCTATCGCGACGCTCGGCGTCCTCCTGGCCACCCAGCAGGTCTCGCGGATCATCGAGATCACCGGCGGCGCGAGCGGGAAAATCCTCCTCGACGTGCCGCCGGGGACCGTGTTCTACTACCTGTTCTTCGGCGTGCTCGTCGTCGAAATGGCGGTCGTCTACTACCTCTCGAACACGCGGTTCGGGTTCATCCTGAACGCCATCCGCGACGACGAGGAGAAGGCGACCGCGATGGGGTTCAACACGGCCTACTACAAGACGGCCGCCTGGATGCTGGCGGCGCTTTTCACCGGACTCGCCGGCGGGACGTACAGCCTGTTCAACACGTTCATCGATCCACAGACGGCGTACAACGGCGCCTGGAACGTCGAGCTGATCGCGATGGCGCTGCTGGGCGGATCGGGCACCGTCGCCGGCCCGGTGCTCGGCGCGTTCGGCCTCCACACCGTCATCGAGTACGTCGAGACCGCCTTCGTCGGCTGGCATCTCGTCCTCCTAGGGGTCGTCGTCGTCGTCACGGTGATCGGCTTCCCGGAGGGGATCGTCGGGACGCTCAGAGAGTACGCGAGCGAGATGGACTACTACGAACGCGGCGGGATGGCCGCCGCCGGCGACGGCGATTCGGAGGTGATCGACGATGAGTGA